The proteins below are encoded in one region of Qipengyuania sp. HL-TH1:
- a CDS encoding isoaspartyl peptidase/L-asparaginase, translating to MRGFSTRIARAFAALFVFIAVPAAAEDEPGWSIAIHGGAGTIARDDMTPQQDAAYRAALQSALDAGAQVLREGGSAMDAIQAAIEPMEDDPLFNAGRGAVFTWDGDIELDASIMDGRTRDAGAVAGVTGIRHPIALARKVMTDSPHVMLAGAGAAEFAAEQGLATMPPEWFETERRQKALERMKAERLSAIDVDIKFGTVGAVALDRDGNMAAGTSTGGMTGKRWGRIGDAPIIGAGTYADNRACAVSATGWGEFFIRVGVSHEICTRLRHRYRTEIDAAQASVPLDDEGFPTYIVHASEFGLDAAQAQEEIDAVIADVGSLGGDGGVIVVTRDGHPLFSMNTSGMYRGRATSDGLREVAIYGDE from the coding sequence ATGAGAGGATTTTCAACCCGCATCGCCCGCGCATTTGCCGCGCTTTTCGTCTTTATCGCAGTACCTGCCGCGGCTGAGGACGAGCCCGGCTGGTCGATCGCCATTCATGGCGGCGCGGGGACCATCGCGCGCGACGATATGACGCCGCAGCAGGATGCGGCCTATCGCGCTGCACTGCAAAGCGCGCTCGACGCGGGCGCGCAGGTGCTGCGTGAAGGCGGCAGCGCGATGGATGCGATCCAGGCCGCAATCGAGCCGATGGAAGACGATCCGCTGTTCAACGCCGGGCGCGGCGCGGTATTCACTTGGGACGGCGACATCGAACTCGACGCCTCGATCATGGATGGCCGTACCCGCGATGCGGGCGCCGTCGCAGGCGTCACGGGCATCCGCCATCCGATCGCGCTTGCGCGCAAGGTGATGACCGACAGTCCGCATGTCATGCTGGCCGGGGCCGGTGCGGCTGAGTTCGCGGCCGAGCAGGGGCTGGCGACTATGCCCCCCGAATGGTTCGAGACCGAACGCCGCCAGAAGGCGCTCGAGCGGATGAAGGCCGAGCGGCTCTCCGCGATCGATGTCGATATCAAGTTCGGCACGGTCGGCGCGGTGGCGCTCGACCGGGATGGCAATATGGCGGCGGGCACATCGACCGGCGGAATGACCGGCAAGCGCTGGGGCCGTATCGGCGATGCGCCGATCATCGGTGCGGGCACCTATGCCGACAACCGCGCCTGCGCGGTCTCGGCCACCGGCTGGGGCGAGTTCTTCATCCGCGTCGGCGTGTCGCATGAAATCTGCACCCGGCTACGGCATCGTTACCGCACCGAAATCGACGCCGCGCAGGCCAGTGTGCCGCTCGATGACGAAGGGTTTCCGACCTATATCGTCCACGCCAGCGAATTCGGTCTCGACGCCGCGCAGGCGCAGGAGGAAATCGACGCGGTCATTGCCGATGTCGGCAGTCTCGGGGGTGACGGCGGGGTGATTGTGGTGACGCGCGACGGGCATCCGCTGTTCAGCATGAACACTTCGGGCATGTACCGCGGGCGCGCTACCAGCGACGGGCTGCGCGAAGTGGCGATCTACGGCGACGAGTAG
- a CDS encoding prephenate dehydratase, giving the protein MRQFAKPALALVDSMRAAAAQEPLRAIAFGGAPGSNSHQAAMQFAPEALPLPCFSFEDALEAVESGTAGCAMIPIENSQHGRVADIHFLLPESGLSLVAEHFMRITHCLMALGPGPFDAAYSHPQALGQSHKFLSERGIVGLAHADTAGAAAFVAESGKTDIAAIAPALAADLYGLEIVEREVEDAPDNTTRFVVLANEALDPAALAGAQAMTTFIFEVKNTPAALYKALGCFATNGVNMTKLESYQKGASFAATMFFADIEGAPGDARVDTALEELAFQTNGVRLLGSYAQARPRG; this is encoded by the coding sequence ATGCGCCAGTTTGCCAAGCCTGCCCTCGCCCTTGTCGATTCGATGCGCGCCGCTGCTGCGCAGGAACCGCTGCGCGCCATCGCCTTTGGCGGGGCCCCGGGATCGAATTCGCACCAGGCGGCGATGCAATTCGCTCCCGAGGCATTGCCGCTGCCGTGCTTCAGTTTCGAGGACGCGCTCGAAGCGGTGGAAAGCGGCACGGCGGGCTGCGCGATGATCCCGATCGAGAACAGCCAGCACGGGCGCGTGGCGGATATCCACTTCCTGCTCCCCGAAAGCGGGCTGTCGCTGGTGGCCGAACACTTCATGCGCATCACCCATTGCCTGATGGCGCTGGGGCCGGGTCCGTTCGACGCCGCCTACAGCCATCCGCAGGCGCTGGGCCAGTCGCATAAATTCCTCAGCGAGCGGGGCATCGTCGGCCTCGCGCATGCCGATACGGCGGGCGCGGCCGCGTTCGTGGCGGAAAGCGGGAAGACCGACATCGCCGCCATCGCCCCCGCGCTCGCCGCCGACCTCTACGGGCTCGAAATCGTCGAGCGCGAGGTCGAGGATGCGCCCGACAATACGACACGCTTCGTGGTGCTGGCGAACGAGGCACTCGATCCGGCCGCGCTGGCGGGCGCGCAGGCGATGACGACCTTCATCTTCGAAGTGAAGAACACTCCCGCCGCGCTGTACAAGGCGCTGGGCTGCTTCGCGACCAATGGCGTCAACATGACCAAGCTGGAAAGCTACCAGAAGGGCGCAAGTTTCGCCGCGACGATGTTCTTTGCCGACATCGAGGGCGCGCCAGGCGATGCCCGGGTCGACACGGCGCTGGAGGAACTTGCCTTCCAGACCAATGGCGTGCGCCTGCTCGGCAGCTATGCGCAGGCCCGCCCGCGCGGCTGA
- a CDS encoding cytochrome c family protein gives MDDRFNTAAGWVLAAGIVALGSSIVSGMYFHADSAEHPEEPGYFIEGAAEEGGADAGPDLGTLLASADAAAGEKVFAKCTACHTIDQGGANGIGPNLYGVMGKPIGGHAAGFAYSSALAEKGGSWTWEAMDEWLTSPRAFANGTKMSFAGLGKAEDRANVMEFMSTYGGAPAKPAPVVAEEEPTEGEDAPGAGAGPVEGAEAAAMESAGSMGADQPVPAGNAATNNDGATKVDE, from the coding sequence ATGGACGATCGTTTCAACACCGCTGCAGGCTGGGTCCTTGCCGCCGGTATCGTGGCACTGGGCAGCTCCATCGTTTCGGGCATGTATTTCCATGCCGATAGCGCCGAGCACCCCGAAGAGCCGGGCTACTTCATCGAAGGCGCAGCCGAAGAAGGCGGTGCCGATGCGGGCCCCGACCTCGGCACGCTGCTCGCCAGCGCGGATGCCGCGGCGGGCGAGAAGGTCTTCGCCAAGTGCACCGCGTGTCACACGATCGACCAGGGCGGCGCCAACGGCATCGGCCCGAACCTTTATGGCGTGATGGGCAAGCCGATCGGCGGGCACGCCGCGGGCTTTGCCTACAGCTCGGCGCTGGCCGAAAAGGGCGGCTCCTGGACCTGGGAAGCGATGGACGAATGGCTGACCAGCCCACGCGCCTTCGCCAATGGCACCAAGATGAGCTTCGCCGGTCTCGGCAAGGCTGAAGACCGCGCCAATGTCATGGAATTCATGTCCACCTATGGCGGTGCGCCGGCCAAGCCTGCGCCAGTCGTGGCGGAAGAAGAGCCGACCGAGGGTGAAGACGCGCCCGGCGCGGGTGCCGGACCGGTCGAAGGCGCCGAAGCCGCGGCCATGGAATCGGCTGGCAGCATGGGCGCGGACCAGCCGGTCCCGGCGGGCAATGCCGCGACCAACAACGATGGCGCGACCAAGGTCGACGAATAA
- a CDS encoding RlmE family RNA methyltransferase has protein sequence MSRSGKDRDVRVRTAKKRTASSTRWLQRQLNDPYVKQAKADGYRSRAAYKLTELNEKYDLLKGVTRVVDLGIAPGGWSQVVRKLKPKALVVGIDLLEVEPIEGVTIFQMDFMDDDAPRVLEEALGGKAELVMSDMAANTVGHKQTDHLRTMGLVEAGAWFAIENLAPGGTFLAKVLAGGTDNDLLALLKQHFRTVKHAKPPASRKDSSEWYVIAQGFKDNG, from the coding sequence ATGTCTAGATCGGGCAAGGATCGCGACGTTCGCGTGCGCACCGCAAAGAAACGCACGGCGAGTTCGACGCGCTGGCTCCAGCGCCAGCTCAACGACCCCTATGTCAAGCAGGCCAAGGCTGACGGCTATCGTAGCCGCGCGGCGTATAAGCTGACCGAGCTGAACGAGAAATACGACCTGCTCAAGGGCGTCACCCGCGTGGTCGACCTCGGCATTGCGCCGGGCGGCTGGAGCCAGGTGGTGCGCAAGCTCAAGCCCAAGGCGCTGGTCGTGGGAATCGACCTGCTCGAAGTCGAGCCGATCGAGGGCGTCACGATCTTCCAGATGGATTTCATGGATGACGACGCCCCGCGGGTGCTCGAAGAGGCGCTGGGTGGCAAGGCCGAGCTGGTGATGAGCGACATGGCGGCCAATACCGTCGGCCACAAGCAGACCGATCACCTGCGGACGATGGGGCTGGTCGAGGCCGGAGCATGGTTTGCTATCGAGAACCTCGCACCGGGTGGGACCTTCCTTGCCAAGGTGCTCGCAGGCGGGACCGACAACGATCTGCTCGCGCTGCTCAAGCAGCATTTCCGCACGGTGAAGCACGCCAAGCCGCCCGCCAGTCGCAAGGACTCGAGCGAGTGGTACGTCATCGCGCAAGGCTTCAAGGACAACGGCTGA
- a CDS encoding Ppx/GppA phosphatase family protein has protein sequence MADHSPPDTNRGPGTKRGGKSGKVADFRYKRPSRPDGKHGDRRNASRRDGTFAPRPNVAAASPPARRQAYAALDLGTNNCRLLIARPSGENFTVIDAFSRVVRLGEGLAASGKLSDEAMERTLAALQVCAEKLRRRNVRLARSVATEACRRASNGPAFIERVRRETGIMLDIISAQEEARLAVLGCHVLLEEGNGPAIIFDIGGGSTELVLVQPGENVPRIVDWLSVPWGVVSLTDTVEGSDDTETTRLERYCEMRRTVGRSFAEFAERIREHTHSREPIRLLGTSGTVTTLASLHLELPQYDRRAVDGLIVPSQSMRDISTRLSRMSSAERKRLPCIGDDRANLVIAGCAILESILDIWPAEQLGVADRGIREGILRSLIAADAEGERSRATVQRMREQDV, from the coding sequence ATGGCGGATCATTCTCCGCCGGACACGAACAGGGGGCCAGGGACAAAACGGGGCGGCAAGTCCGGCAAGGTAGCCGATTTCCGCTACAAGCGCCCCTCCCGGCCCGACGGCAAGCACGGCGACCGGCGCAATGCGTCACGCCGCGATGGCACCTTCGCGCCCCGCCCGAATGTTGCCGCAGCCAGCCCTCCCGCGCGCCGCCAGGCCTATGCCGCGCTCGATCTCGGGACCAACAATTGCCGCCTGCTGATCGCCCGCCCGTCGGGTGAAAATTTCACCGTGATCGATGCCTTCAGCCGGGTCGTCCGGCTGGGCGAGGGTCTGGCCGCGAGCGGCAAATTGTCCGACGAAGCGATGGAGCGCACACTCGCCGCCTTGCAGGTCTGCGCGGAGAAGCTGCGCCGGCGCAATGTCCGGCTGGCGCGCTCGGTCGCCACCGAGGCGTGCCGCCGCGCCAGCAACGGCCCGGCCTTTATCGAACGGGTCCGCCGCGAAACCGGGATCATGCTCGACATCATTTCCGCGCAGGAGGAGGCGCGGCTGGCGGTGCTCGGCTGTCATGTCCTGCTCGAGGAAGGCAACGGCCCGGCGATCATCTTCGACATCGGCGGTGGTTCGACCGAGCTCGTGCTGGTCCAGCCGGGCGAGAACGTGCCGCGCATCGTCGACTGGCTGAGCGTGCCCTGGGGCGTGGTTTCGCTGACCGACACGGTCGAGGGATCGGACGACACCGAAACCACCCGGCTCGAACGCTATTGCGAGATGCGGCGTACCGTCGGACGCAGCTTCGCCGAATTCGCCGAGCGCATCCGCGAGCATACGCATTCGCGCGAACCGATCCGCCTGCTGGGTACCAGCGGCACCGTGACGACGCTGGCGAGCCTGCATCTCGAACTGCCGCAATACGACCGGCGGGCGGTTGACGGGCTGATCGTGCCGTCGCAATCGATGCGCGATATCTCCACCCGCCTGTCGCGGATGAGCAGCGCCGAACGCAAGCGCCTGCCGTGCATCGGCGACGACCGCGCCAATCTGGTCATCGCGGGCTGCGCGATTCTTGAATCGATCCTCGACATCTGGCCCGCCGAACAATTGGGCGTGGCCGACCGGGGCATCCGTGAAGGGATCCTGCGCAGCCTGATCGCCGCCGATGCCGAGGGTGAACGCAGCCGCGCGACAGTACAAAGAATGCGAGAACAGGATGTCTAG
- a CDS encoding acyl-CoA dehydrogenase family protein, translated as MGDGHLSETFPEIREAVRRLCARFPGEYWQKLDRERAYPSEFVAALTEAGFLSVLIPEEYGGSGLGLEAACAVLEEIHRSGSNGGACHAQMYTMGTLLKHGSDQQKREYLPKIASGELRLQAFGVTEPGAGTDTTRISTFAKRDGDDYVVNGQKIWISRAEHSDLMVLLCRTTPREECAKPSDGMSVLLVDMREAVGNGLTIRPVRTMLNHATTELFFDDLRVPASALIGEEGKGFRYILSGMNAERILIASECIGDGRFFIDRAAAYAKDRSVFGRAIGENQGVQFPIARAYVQLSAAAEIVTKAARMFDAGETGGTEANMSKMLASEASWFAADMCIQTHGGFGFAEEYDVERKFRETRLYQVAPISTNLILSHVATHVLGLPKSF; from the coding sequence ATGGGAGACGGACATTTGAGTGAGACCTTTCCGGAAATCCGCGAAGCGGTGCGGCGGCTGTGCGCGCGCTTCCCCGGCGAATACTGGCAGAAGCTCGACCGCGAGCGCGCCTATCCGAGCGAATTCGTTGCCGCGCTGACCGAGGCCGGCTTCCTGTCGGTACTGATTCCCGAGGAATATGGCGGCTCGGGCCTCGGGCTCGAGGCAGCCTGCGCGGTGCTCGAGGAAATCCACCGGTCGGGATCGAACGGCGGTGCCTGCCATGCGCAGATGTACACGATGGGCACGCTGCTCAAGCATGGCTCGGACCAGCAGAAGCGCGAATATCTGCCCAAGATCGCCAGTGGCGAATTGCGGCTGCAGGCCTTTGGCGTGACCGAACCCGGTGCGGGTACCGATACGACGCGGATCAGCACCTTCGCCAAGCGCGATGGCGACGATTACGTAGTCAACGGCCAGAAGATCTGGATCAGCCGCGCCGAACATTCGGACCTGATGGTGCTGCTATGCCGCACGACCCCGCGCGAGGAATGCGCCAAGCCCTCCGACGGGATGAGCGTGCTGCTGGTCGACATGCGCGAGGCGGTGGGCAACGGGCTGACCATCCGGCCGGTGCGCACCATGCTCAACCATGCCACCACTGAACTGTTCTTCGACGATTTGCGCGTGCCCGCCAGCGCGCTGATCGGCGAGGAGGGTAAGGGGTTCCGCTACATCCTTTCGGGGATGAATGCCGAGCGCATCCTGATCGCCAGTGAATGCATCGGCGACGGACGTTTCTTCATCGACCGCGCGGCAGCCTATGCGAAGGACCGCAGCGTGTTCGGCCGCGCCATCGGCGAGAACCAGGGCGTCCAGTTCCCCATCGCGCGCGCCTATGTCCAGCTATCCGCGGCCGCCGAAATAGTGACCAAGGCGGCGCGCATGTTCGATGCGGGCGAAACCGGCGGGACCGAAGCGAACATGTCGAAGATGCTGGCGAGCGAGGCCAGCTGGTTTGCCGCCGACATGTGCATCCAGACCCACGGCGGGTTCGGCTTTGCCGAGGAATACGACGTCGAGCGCAAGTTCCGCGAGACGCGCCTCTACCAGGTCGCGCCGATCAGCACGAACCTGATCCTGAGCCATGTCGCCACACATGTGCTGGGCCTGCCCAAGAGTTTCTAG
- a CDS encoding CaiB/BaiF CoA-transferase family protein, with protein sequence MSNGPLTGLKVVEFQGIGPGPHVCMMLADMGAEVVRIERAGHQPMNPVVERARHRAEVDLKSAEGQAFVKQALAHADVLVEGFRPGVMERLGLGPQELLEANPRLVYARMTGWGQDGPLAQAAGHDLNYIAITGALDAIGKRGELPVPPQNLVGDFGGGSMYCAMGILAALFERERSGKGQVVDAAIVDGVTSLMSFFYGQPHSALRTVDRGAGLLGGAAHFYRCYTCKDGKEISVGAIEPQFYAELLQRADAPEHLREAQMNPANWDSYAEDLAALFVTKTQDEWCELLEGTDACFSPVVPLDHAKDHPHMKARGAFVEHGGRWHTAPAPRFDRTPNTIRDSASDGEEVVARWRQES encoded by the coding sequence ATGTCGAACGGTCCGCTGACCGGCCTCAAGGTCGTCGAATTCCAGGGCATCGGCCCGGGCCCGCATGTCTGCATGATGCTGGCCGATATGGGCGCGGAGGTCGTGCGCATCGAACGCGCCGGACACCAGCCGATGAACCCGGTGGTCGAACGCGCGCGGCACCGCGCGGAAGTCGACCTCAAGAGCGCCGAAGGCCAGGCCTTCGTCAAGCAGGCGCTGGCGCATGCCGACGTGCTGGTCGAAGGGTTCCGTCCCGGCGTCATGGAACGGCTGGGTCTCGGTCCGCAGGAATTGCTCGAGGCCAATCCGCGGCTGGTCTATGCGCGGATGACCGGCTGGGGGCAGGACGGCCCGCTGGCGCAGGCGGCCGGCCACGATCTCAACTACATCGCCATCACCGGGGCGCTCGACGCGATCGGCAAGCGCGGCGAACTGCCCGTGCCGCCGCAGAACCTCGTCGGCGATTTCGGCGGCGGATCGATGTATTGCGCGATGGGCATCCTCGCGGCGCTGTTCGAACGCGAACGCAGCGGCAAGGGGCAGGTGGTCGATGCCGCGATCGTCGACGGCGTGACCAGCCTGATGAGCTTCTTCTACGGCCAGCCGCACAGCGCGCTGCGTACGGTGGATCGCGGCGCCGGCCTGCTGGGCGGGGCGGCGCATTTCTATCGCTGCTATACCTGCAAGGATGGCAAGGAAATCAGCGTCGGCGCGATCGAACCGCAATTCTACGCCGAACTGCTCCAGCGCGCCGATGCGCCCGAGCATTTGCGCGAGGCGCAGATGAACCCGGCCAATTGGGACAGCTATGCCGAGGATCTGGCCGCGCTGTTCGTGACGAAGACGCAGGATGAATGGTGCGAATTGCTCGAAGGCACCGACGCCTGTTTCTCGCCCGTCGTTCCGCTCGATCACGCCAAGGACCATCCGCACATGAAGGCGCGCGGGGCTTTCGTCGAACACGGCGGGCGCTGGCACACTGCCCCCGCACCGCGGTTCGACCGCACGCCCAACACGATCCGCGACAGTGCCAGCGATGGCGAAGAGGTGGTGGCGCGCTGGCGTCAGGAGAGCTAG
- a CDS encoding aldehyde dehydrogenase family protein, producing MRDCTQFYIDGQWVDPVEENTVAVENPATEQTIGHISFGTAADVDKAVVAARRAFESFSQTSKEERLTLLRAIQAEIETRKEELATAVSDEMGAPLSLANGPHVGLLAGHCQKAIEVLEGFAFERLDGPTLHVWEPVGVVGMITPWNWPLNQIACKVFPALATGNTMVLKPSEIAPFNAYIFAEIMHAAGVPAGVFNLVNGDGPGVGEAISGHPDIDMVSFTGSTRAGIAIAKNAADTVKRVAQELGGKSPNIVLDDSAFTKSVAKGTVAMMGNSGQTCTAPSRMLVPHARMAEAKAAAKEAAEGVIPGDPKGNAAIGPVVSRAQWDKIQGLIEKGVEEGATLVAGGPGKPEGLETGHYVKPTVFADVTNEMTIAREEIFGPVLCILGYEDYEDAIRIANDTEYGLASAITGEDIELARSLAKRIRAGRVAINGGYDLNAAFGGYKKSGNGREWGEWGFHDFLEVKAVMGHG from the coding sequence ATGCGCGATTGCACCCAGTTCTACATCGACGGCCAGTGGGTCGACCCGGTCGAGGAAAACACCGTTGCGGTGGAGAACCCTGCCACCGAGCAGACCATCGGCCACATCAGCTTCGGCACCGCGGCCGATGTCGACAAGGCCGTGGTTGCCGCGCGCAGGGCATTCGAGAGCTTCAGCCAGACCAGCAAGGAAGAACGGCTGACCCTGCTGCGCGCGATCCAGGCGGAGATCGAGACCCGCAAAGAAGAGCTCGCGACTGCGGTCAGCGACGAAATGGGCGCGCCGCTGAGCCTCGCCAATGGGCCGCATGTCGGCCTGCTCGCCGGACATTGCCAGAAGGCCATCGAAGTGCTCGAAGGCTTCGCGTTCGAACGGCTCGACGGCCCCACCTTGCATGTGTGGGAGCCGGTCGGCGTGGTCGGCATGATCACCCCGTGGAACTGGCCGCTCAATCAGATCGCCTGCAAGGTCTTCCCCGCGCTGGCGACGGGCAACACCATGGTGCTCAAGCCCAGCGAGATCGCGCCCTTCAACGCCTATATCTTTGCCGAGATCATGCATGCGGCGGGTGTTCCCGCAGGCGTGTTCAACCTGGTCAATGGCGACGGGCCGGGCGTCGGCGAAGCGATCAGCGGCCATCCCGATATCGACATGGTCAGCTTCACCGGTTCGACTCGCGCAGGCATCGCGATCGCGAAGAATGCCGCCGATACCGTCAAGCGCGTGGCGCAGGAACTGGGCGGCAAGAGCCCCAATATCGTGCTCGACGATTCCGCTTTCACCAAGTCGGTTGCCAAGGGCACGGTCGCGATGATGGGCAATTCGGGCCAGACCTGCACCGCGCCCAGCCGGATGCTGGTGCCGCATGCGCGGATGGCGGAAGCCAAGGCGGCAGCGAAGGAAGCTGCCGAGGGCGTCATTCCCGGCGATCCGAAGGGCAACGCGGCGATCGGCCCGGTGGTCAGCCGCGCGCAGTGGGACAAGATCCAGGGCCTGATCGAGAAGGGCGTTGAGGAAGGCGCGACGCTTGTCGCAGGCGGCCCCGGCAAGCCCGAGGGGCTGGAGACCGGTCACTACGTCAAGCCAACCGTCTTCGCCGATGTCACCAACGAAATGACCATCGCGCGCGAGGAAATCTTCGGCCCGGTGCTGTGTATCCTCGGATATGAGGATTACGAGGACGCGATCCGCATCGCCAATGACACCGAATACGGGCTCGCCAGCGCGATCACCGGCGAGGACATCGAACTCGCCCGCAGCCTTGCCAAGCGCATCCGCGCGGGCCGCGTGGCGATCAATGGCGGCTACGATCTCAACGCCGCCTTCGGTGGCTATAAGAAGTCGGGCAATGGCCGCGAATGGGGCGAATGGGGCTTCCACGACTTCCTAGAGGTCAAAGCCGTCATGGGACACGGCTGA
- a CDS encoding MaoC family dehydratase, whose amino-acid sequence MAGKYFDEWEVGDTLTHDIRRTVTETDNLLFTTMTHNPQPLHLDAEAAKASEFGQILVNGTFTFSLMVGLSVGDTTLGTLVANLGYDKLVMPKPVFIGDTLHATSEVIGLRESKSRPDAGIVTFLHEAVNQRGEVVCRCERSALLNKRPA is encoded by the coding sequence ATGGCGGGGAAGTATTTCGACGAATGGGAGGTCGGCGATACGCTGACGCACGACATCCGGCGGACGGTGACCGAGACCGACAATCTGCTGTTCACCACCATGACGCACAACCCGCAGCCGCTCCATCTCGACGCGGAAGCGGCCAAGGCGAGCGAGTTCGGGCAGATCCTCGTCAACGGGACCTTCACCTTCTCGCTGATGGTGGGGCTCAGTGTCGGTGACACCACGCTGGGTACCCTTGTGGCCAATCTGGGTTACGACAAGCTGGTCATGCCCAAGCCCGTCTTCATCGGCGATACGCTGCATGCGACGAGCGAGGTAATCGGCCTGCGCGAGAGCAAGTCGCGGCCCGATGCGGGGATCGTCACCTTCCTCCATGAGGCAGTGAACCAGCGCGGCGAGGTGGTGTGCCGCTGCGAACGCTCGGCGCTGCTCAACAAGCGACCCGCCTGA
- a CDS encoding exopolysaccharide biosynthesis protein, with protein MLEVQHEPTSMREVLGELDELASTHDEVCVADVLDDFGERSFGPFIMLPALLEITPIGGIPGLPTALALFIALIAIQLLVGRDHVWMPRFVQQRSVGSKKLHKSVRKLRGLANFLDHHSEGRLEGLTQGAAIRLVAAAVILLCCTVPPLEFLPFASSVPMLAIAVLGLALTVRDGALVLGALLFTALATALGLAMYFNSSGDGAGLPFL; from the coding sequence ATGCTTGAGGTGCAACACGAACCGACCAGCATGCGCGAAGTGCTCGGTGAGCTCGACGAGCTGGCCTCGACGCATGACGAGGTCTGCGTTGCCGATGTGCTCGACGATTTCGGCGAACGCAGCTTCGGCCCGTTCATCATGCTCCCCGCGCTGCTTGAAATCACGCCCATCGGCGGCATCCCCGGCCTGCCCACCGCGCTGGCGCTGTTTATCGCGCTGATCGCGATCCAGCTCCTCGTGGGGCGCGACCATGTATGGATGCCGCGCTTCGTCCAGCAGCGCTCGGTCGGCTCGAAGAAACTGCATAAATCGGTCCGCAAACTGCGCGGGCTCGCCAATTTTCTCGATCACCATAGCGAAGGGCGGCTGGAAGGCCTGACGCAGGGCGCCGCGATCAGGCTGGTCGCCGCGGCGGTGATCCTGCTGTGCTGCACGGTCCCGCCGCTCGAATTCCTGCCTTTCGCCAGTTCGGTTCCGATGCTCGCCATAGCGGTTTTGGGCCTGGCCCTGACCGTACGCGACGGCGCCCTGGTGCTGGGAGCGCTCCTCTTTACCGCGCTTGCCACCGCTCTGGGGCTTGCCATGTACTTCAATTCTTCGGGCGACGGCGCGGGCCTGCCGTTCCTTTAG